GAGGCGGTCCACGCCGGCGGGGATGAGGCGGCCCAGGGGAATCGGCCCATCGGCGGCGACTTCGTCGGGAAGCAGCGCGCCGGGGTGGAGGTGCATGAGCGGCACGGTGTCCACGGCGATGTCGAGGTGGGCGAGCTGGTCGTGCCAGCGGGCCTCGATCGGGGCGTATGCGTCGAGGACCGCCTGGTCGAACGCCTCGGTGCGGCTGCGCCACCGGGGGACCTCCGGGGGGAGGAGGGGGCCGCGCGGGCCGCGGCCGCGGCG
This genomic stretch from Corynebacterium hansenii harbors:
- a CDS encoding metallopeptidase family protein, which encodes MNVSRRIERRGRGPRGPLLPPEVPRWRSRTEAFDQAVLDAYAPIEARWHDQLAHLDIAVDTVPLMHLHPGALLPDEVAADGPIPLGRLIPAGVDRLGRPTRPRIVVFRRPVEKRAPTMSDLQDVLRNVLARLVAVHLNIDPSVVDPGYDDGF